The following proteins are encoded in a genomic region of Sphingopyxis sp. YF1:
- a CDS encoding cupin domain-containing protein, with protein sequence MTTDKVNLADAFATFHDHWNPRVAGDINNFQIKLVKLDGKFDWHHHDVEDELFLVVAGRMKMAFRDRDVIVEPGEFIIVPHGTEHCPEALDGECQVLLLEPGSTLNTGNVETEKTRKTLERLD encoded by the coding sequence ATGACGACGGACAAGGTCAATCTGGCCGACGCTTTCGCGACGTTCCACGATCACTGGAATCCGCGCGTTGCGGGCGATATCAACAACTTCCAGATCAAGCTGGTCAAGCTCGATGGCAAATTCGACTGGCATCACCATGATGTCGAAGACGAGTTGTTCCTCGTCGTCGCGGGGCGGATGAAGATGGCGTTCCGCGACCGCGACGTGATCGTCGAACCCGGCGAGTTCATCATCGTGCCGCACGGAACCGAACATTGTCCCGAAGCGCTCGACGGCGAATGCCAGGTGCTGCTGCTCGAACCGGGTTCGACGCTCAATACCGGCAATGTCGAAACCGAAAAGACTCGCAAGACCCTGGAAAGGCTGGACTGA
- a CDS encoding BolA family protein encodes MTTPGPVQQEMESLLRAAFPDAIFALSNDSASHHGHMGDDGSGESHFSLNIEWVGFAGMNRVARQRAVNKALGDLPGQRVHALALRATVPGEG; translated from the coding sequence ATGACGACCCCCGGACCCGTACAGCAAGAGATGGAAAGCCTGCTCCGCGCGGCTTTTCCCGACGCGATTTTCGCCCTCAGCAACGACAGCGCCAGCCATCACGGCCATATGGGCGATGACGGCAGCGGCGAATCGCATTTCAGCCTGAACATCGAATGGGTGGGCTTTGCCGGCATGAATCGCGTCGCGCGTCAGCGCGCCGTGAACAAGGCGCTGGGCGACCTGCCGGGACAGCGCGTGCATGCGCTGGCGCTCCGCGCGACGGTGCCGGGCGAAGGCTGA
- a CDS encoding J domain-containing protein, with protein MPGCREAGEFRAPVSSHRSPDGPPPWRWLCLDHVREFNASYNFFDGMNADQIMAAQSPTAGWETESRAFRAAGSADLPPRWADFRDPMDALGARFRQRMDEARREAADPRFTREEHRALHTLGLESRADRGALRRRYSELVRRYHPDRNGGDRSHETRLGEVVAAYQLLRKAKAFA; from the coding sequence GTGCCCGGATGCCGCGAAGCGGGCGAGTTCCGGGCGCCGGTGTCGTCGCATCGTTCGCCCGACGGTCCGCCACCCTGGCGCTGGCTGTGCCTCGACCATGTCCGCGAATTCAACGCGAGCTATAATTTCTTCGACGGGATGAACGCCGACCAGATCATGGCGGCGCAGTCACCCACCGCGGGCTGGGAAACCGAAAGCCGCGCCTTCCGCGCTGCGGGCAGTGCCGACCTGCCGCCGCGCTGGGCCGATTTTCGCGATCCGATGGACGCACTCGGCGCGCGGTTCCGCCAGCGGATGGACGAGGCGCGGCGCGAAGCGGCCGATCCGCGCTTCACCCGCGAGGAGCATCGCGCGCTGCACACGCTCGGGCTCGAAAGCCGCGCCGACCGCGGTGCGCTGCGTCGCCGCTACAGCGAGCTGGTGCGGCGATATCACCCCGACCGCAACGGCGGCGACCGCAGCCATGAAACGAGACTCGGCGAGGTGGTTGCGGCATATCAACTGCTGCGCAAGGCAAAGGCCTTCGCATAG
- a CDS encoding nuclear transport factor 2 family protein — translation MTELDEKRIAMVRRHMALEIAHDWDGVIATFEHPRYELLGPGAIFDGEAAVRSYFSSSREPFPDQANEVIAIAADPDSDTVLVEFWLTGTHLGPLRLGLRTIEPTGKAFRVRMAASFEFAPGSDRIVCERPYYDQSSVLKALDIL, via the coding sequence ATGACCGAGCTGGACGAGAAGCGCATCGCGATGGTCCGGCGCCATATGGCGCTGGAAATCGCGCACGACTGGGACGGCGTCATCGCGACCTTCGAGCATCCGCGCTACGAGTTGCTGGGGCCGGGTGCGATCTTCGACGGCGAGGCCGCGGTGCGATCCTATTTCTCCTCGTCGCGTGAACCCTTTCCCGACCAGGCGAACGAAGTGATTGCGATCGCCGCCGATCCGGACAGCGACACGGTGCTCGTCGAATTCTGGCTGACCGGCACGCATCTCGGCCCGCTCAGGCTCGGGCTGCGCACGATCGAGCCCACCGGCAAGGCGTTTCGCGTGCGCATGGCGGCGAGCTTCGAATTCGCCCCCGGCAGCGACAGGATCGTCTGCGAACGCCCTTATTACGACCAGTCGTCGGTGCTCAAGGCACTCGACATCCTCTAG
- the cobS gene encoding cobaltochelatase subunit CobS, whose product MTDIPNSLPDHHGSTLLSAPDIEVDAREVFGVDIDMKIPAFSEADERVPDLDPAYVFDGDTTLAILAGFKFNRRVMVQGYHGTGKSTHIEQVAARLKWPCIRVNLDAHISRIDLVGRDAIVLKNGQQVTEFREGLLPWALQTPTALVFDEYDAGRPDVMFVIQRVLEAEGKLTLLDQNRVIRPNPHFRLFATANTVGLGDTSGLYHGTQQINQGQMDRWNIVVTLNYLPAATESAIILAKVPGTDDTTVANMVKVADLTRQGFINGDISTVMSPRTVISWAQNAAIFNNIGFAFRLSFLNKCDEAERMIVAEYYQRVFGEDLPEGVIGK is encoded by the coding sequence ATGACCGATATCCCGAACAGCCTCCCCGACCACCACGGCTCGACGCTTCTCAGCGCGCCCGATATCGAGGTCGACGCACGCGAGGTCTTCGGGGTCGATATCGACATGAAGATCCCGGCGTTCAGCGAGGCCGACGAACGCGTCCCCGACCTCGACCCCGCCTATGTCTTCGACGGCGACACGACGCTCGCGATCCTCGCGGGGTTCAAGTTCAACCGCCGCGTGATGGTGCAGGGCTATCACGGCACGGGCAAGTCGACGCATATCGAGCAGGTCGCGGCCCGGCTCAAATGGCCGTGCATCCGCGTCAACCTCGACGCGCACATCAGCCGCATCGACCTGGTCGGGCGCGACGCGATCGTGCTCAAGAACGGTCAGCAGGTCACCGAATTCCGCGAAGGTCTGCTCCCCTGGGCGCTGCAGACGCCGACCGCGCTCGTCTTCGACGAATATGATGCGGGCCGTCCCGACGTGATGTTCGTGATCCAGCGCGTGCTCGAGGCCGAGGGCAAGCTGACCCTGCTCGACCAGAATCGCGTCATCCGCCCGAACCCGCATTTCCGCCTGTTCGCGACCGCGAACACCGTCGGGCTGGGCGACACGAGCGGGCTGTATCACGGCACGCAGCAGATCAACCAGGGCCAGATGGACCGCTGGAACATCGTCGTCACGCTGAACTACCTCCCGGCCGCGACCGAGAGCGCGATCATCCTCGCCAAGGTACCGGGGACCGACGACACGACCGTCGCCAACATGGTCAAGGTCGCCGACCTGACGCGCCAGGGCTTTATCAACGGCGACATCTCGACCGTGATGTCGCCGCGCACGGTGATCAGCTGGGCACAGAATGCCGCGATCTTCAACAATATCGGTTTCGCCTTCCGTCTGAGCTTTCTCAACAAGTGCGACGAAGCCGAGCGGATGATCGTCGCCGAATATTACCAGCGCGTGTTCGGCGAAGACCTGCCCGAGGGCGTGATCGGGAAATAG